The sequence below is a genomic window from Nostoc flagelliforme CCNUN1.
CTTAATTGTAAGATAAATTTACAATCATATTCGTGGACTTTTTCTCCTACTTTTCGCCAGAAAGGAATGCGCTCATCACAGTTAATTGTGGCGTAATTGGGCATAATTCGTCCCCGAATGGCGACTGGGACAAAGGAACTAATAATAGCCCCTACACCACCACGAGCAAACTTTTCTTCCCAGTTGATTCGGGCTTGAGTACCTGAACCATCATAGTTATCCCACCTTCCAGAAATACTAGAGCGAAAGATCCGATTTTTAACTGTGAGATTACGGAATCTCAATGGCTCAAAGATAATATCGTTTTCCATGCGTTCCTCTCTTTTTTGCGCTGTTTCGGCAATAAAATTAGCTGTCAGAATTGTTCGTAGCACTAATAGCCTCGCCAGAGAACTGTTATTTCCAACGTCTCTAGGAGGGTAATTGTTTATGTCTACAAATCCACAGTCCAGGTTTTCGGATGTGAGGCTGCCCCAACGCTAAGTATTAAGCTTTTGTTACTTAGATTTACCTACCAAGTTTCAAAATGGATATTTATCCTTATGGTTTTTACAGTTATATAAAGTCTTTTGCAGTTTGTAAACCTACAGCATCAACCAAGAAATTTTAAAAAAAGCGAAAACTTTTGTCTTTAATATTTCTGTTAAAAGGTTAAGGCAACCTTAAAAGTAGCTTATAACAATTTGTTACAAACTTAACCAAGTACGTAGGGAATGGATATAACCATAACAAATTGGTTATTGAACACCATTGTAAATTTACAATTTTTTAAATTTTTGATTTATAAATGTATAAAAGTTTATTGATGACGTTTTGCAAGCTTGTGTAGTAAGTTCATATATAACGAACCTCAGTAGGGTACATTTTAAGTCATCAAAATATCCCAAGGCTAAATCCGGAAAATGGGAAATCAATGATGAAGCATTAGTGTACCTCTGCAAACGTGAGGTGCAGTGGAGAAGGTTTAGGTGTTATAACCAGAGAGTTTTATGAAAAAGACAAGTCTATTTTTGAAAGGCTGTCTGCTCCTTTTATTCGTGACTATGTTTATAGTCTGCGGCTTTTATGGAACGCCTACAGCTCTAGCCGATGAGTATAGTGAGACACCTGCGGCCATAAGTAACGACTATTCAGATACACCAGTATCTGAATACCCTGATAACTGTGATGGTCTCGGTTATCTCCCTGACTACACCAAGGAGAAGTTGACAGATGCCGAGAAACGGGGTCGTTGCACCTGGTACTTATGGACTGGCGGTAACGCCAAGTACTATCGTGATTTAGCGAAGCGAACACGCGGTGGTGCCGATCTGCTAAAGCTGATTGACTCGCGTGTGCATGACGAGCGGTTTCAACGTTATGGCGCAATTAACGATCCTGGATGTGAAAAAGCGACAACACCAGATGAATACGGATTGCTGCTAGATAAGTGTAAAGATCCGCTCTCAACTGGCGTTATTGGGTTGCGTAAGTTCCCCAACCCCAACTTCGACCGGGCAAAATGGAACCCCGTTGAATATGCCAAAAACTCACAAGTTGAGCCTCCCTACGTGATTGGGCAGTCTTGTGCTATCTGTCACGTAGCATTAGATCCGCTCAATCCACCCAAAGACAAGGAACACCCGAAATGGGAAAACCTTGTAGCAGCATTGGGTAATCAGTATATCAAGGAAAATAAATTCTTTGAAGCCAGCGTCAGGGACAATAGTTTTATTAAGCAAGTACTTAACTCTCAGAAACCGGGGACTTCTGATACTTCTCGGATTGCGACCGATCATATCAACAATCCGAATGCGATCAATGCCATTTTTAATTTAGGCGATCGCCCCAGATATCCAGAGGTGATGAACGATGGTTCAACCAAGGATGTTAATCATATTCTCAAGGATGGTGCAGACTCTACAGGAGTGGCAAATGCCTCACTACGCGTCTACGTCAATATTGGGATGTGCGGCGATTATTGGACAAGTCTCCATGAGCCTTTATTAGGCAGAACTCCCCAAAAACCTTTTGATATCGAAAAGGCACGGAAGGAGTGCAAAGACTGGAGAGAGACAGAAGCACGCATGGCTGATGCCGAAACATTCTTGAAAGGCATCAAACCGATGCACCTGAAAGATGCACCAGGTGGTGAAGAGTTCTTGACCAAAGACGAGGAAGTTCTCAAACGTGGCAAGCTTGTTTTTGCCAGCACTTGTGCTAGTTGCCATTCCAGCAAAAAGCCACCTGCTGAGATTGCTGCTGACCCTGAACAGGCTCAAAAATGGTATGAAGAGTCTCTACTCAGTAGTAATTTTTTAGACCACAACTTCTTGTCTGATGACCAGCGTTATCCAGTGACACTAATTGGTACTAATGCGGCGCGATCGCTGGGGACAAATGCCACTAAGGGGCATATTTGGGATCAGTTTTCGTCTAAGACCTACAAAGAACTGCCGTCACCAGGAACATTGAGTCTGTACAATCCCTTTGATGAGAAAAAACCCATCGAATTTAAGATACCAGACGGCGGTTTGGGATATTACCGCACACCTTCGCTAGTGAGTATTTGGGCAACAGCACCACTTCTGCACAACAACACTCTAGGACTATACAACGAAGATCCTTCAGTGAAAGGACGCGTAGAAGCCTATACGGATGCTATGGAAAAGCTGCTATGGCCTGAAAAGCGTGAGGGAATTATCAGCAGGACAGATCGAGATACCAAATTAGAGCTTCCCCCAGGAGATCCGAATCCTAGATTTAGGCTTCCTGTTCCTAAAGGTACGCCTGTGAATTTGCTGGCAAGCATTAATATCAGAGAGGCAATTACATCTCTCAATCTCGGCAACCTTTTCCAAGACTTGAAACCAGAGGGTGGAATCAAAGGTAAGTTGGCACGCGTGCTTTTAAGAGCTAATAAGTCTCCTGACTTCGTTGAGGATGAGGGTCATTATTTTGGCTCAAATCTACCGGATGAAGACAAAAAAGCCCTAATTGAGTTTGTGAAAACTTTCTAAGATTAATATGCTTGGGTTTGGTAGATCCCCCCAACCCCCCGATAAATTGGGGGGCTTAATTCCTTCCCTCCTTTTTAAGGAGGGGTAGGGAGGATCAAGGCTTATTGCTTCTAAAACAACTTATCTGGATGCTGCACTCGTTTCCAGGTTGAATCTGGGAACGAGCAAAAATATTTATTAAATAGCAAGGATATATATGCAATATTTACCAATCATCTTCGTTCGTGGATATGCAGGTACACAAAAAGACGTTGAGCAAACAGTCAACGATCCGTTTTATGGATTTAATAGTGGTTCAACTCATATTCGAGTGGATGAGAACGAAAATCCCCAGAAGTTTTTTTTCGAGAGTCCATTACTGCGGCTAATGACCGATCATGGTTATCAACCGATTGTTGACAATCAAAATATAAGCAATCAGATTAAAAGATTGTCTGGCCAACTTAATAAAACTATTTGGATCTACCGATTTTATGATGCAACTACACCTAGTTTTGGTTCTTCAAGTGTAGTCCGAAAGGAGATGGAGGAGATAGCGAAGGATTTAAGAAAACTGATCCAGAATGTCAAGGATACGACAGGTGCCGACAAAGTTTATCTTGTCGCCCACTCAATGGGTGGTCTTGTTTGTCGCAGCCTGATTCAAAAGATTTATCCAGAACAAGGCGAGCAAGCTGCCAATCACATTGACAAATTCTTTACCTACGCTACACCTCATGGTGGGATTTATTTTGAAGTCGGAAGTGGCTTGCTCGAAAACCTTAGAGACAGGTTCCAATTGAATAATTCTGATGACTTTGGGCCTCAAAGGATGTATCAGTATTTAACACCTGGTGTTCAGCCAAAGGATGAGTTACCCGATAAGTTTCAGCTAGAAAAACTACAAAGTCTAGAGAATGCATTTTCACCAAACCGCGTTTTTTCTCTGATTGGCACTAATGCACATGATTATGAAGAAGCTTTTGGTTTTTCACGCACTACTGTTGGGGTGAAAAGTGATGGTTTAGTTCAGATTGATAAAGCCTACATCACCGGATCTCATCGTGCTTATGTTCATCGCTCTCATGGTGGGCGTTA
It includes:
- a CDS encoding alpha/beta hydrolase; its protein translation is MQYLPIIFVRGYAGTQKDVEQTVNDPFYGFNSGSTHIRVDENENPQKFFFESPLLRLMTDHGYQPIVDNQNISNQIKRLSGQLNKTIWIYRFYDATTPSFGSSSVVRKEMEEIAKDLRKLIQNVKDTTGADKVYLVAHSMGGLVCRSLIQKIYPEQGEQAANHIDKFFTYATPHGGIYFEVGSGLLENLRDRFQLNNSDDFGPQRMYQYLTPGVQPKDELPDKFQLEKLQSLENAFSPNRVFSLIGTNAHDYEEAFGFSRTTVGVKSDGLVQIDKAYITGSHRAYVHRSHGGRYGILNSEEGYQNLQRFLFGDIQVKLSLSNVELKDLDNNKFYQLETRVALRGLPIPIYEQAIAHYCPITQELTRTDKPVPLFTAFLIPKNSVSDDNVCRYALRLALHSFTKQETNWLRDSHLDQVPLWSDYLITDVAATDGTYDAQYSWNSDEKEPVTQLNPTSESNSGVYVAYVSLPERGQKILGTKAAVRLEISRWQ